The following is a genomic window from Deltaproteobacteria bacterium PRO3.
GCAGGACTTTACGGTGCAGTTGCCTCACCAGCTCAGCTCCTCCGGGTCCAGGCGCCGCGCGTTGCGCTCGACGGAGAGGATCCTTCCGTCCGCCAGGCGCAGGACCCGGTCGGCCATCCCGGCGATGCCCGCGTTGTGGGTGATGACGACCGTCGTCGTCCCCAGTTCCTCGTTGACCCGCTTCAAGGCGACCAGCACCAGCTTGCCGGTGGCGTGGTCCAGGGCGCCGGTGGGCCCGTCGCAGAGCAGCATGTCGGGGCGCCTGGCGAT
Proteins encoded in this region:
- a CDS encoding ABC transporter ATP-binding protein produces the protein IARRPDMLLCDGPTGALDHATGKLVLVALKRVNEELGTTTVVITHNAGIAGMADRVLRLADGRILSVERNARRLDPEELSW